One genomic segment of Bacillus sp. 2205SS5-2 includes these proteins:
- a CDS encoding DUF2812 domain-containing protein, translated as MKKFKVFFNIEKEEHWLNEQLQKGYRCINISGLGIYTFEKTKKRYVMRLDYQNHLSKEKFDEYKGIYEDFGWNYLKGYWLSGIRYWQKENDDQNEIFSDRQSKANYYKRLMGYSFWLGMVFLAYSFMFYRDSGLYHEGLWNMEGSLFWKALLFETPFVLLKLLPALMVVFLGGSYYKAYRLYSILKEK; from the coding sequence ATGAAGAAGTTTAAAGTTTTCTTTAATATAGAAAAAGAAGAGCATTGGCTGAATGAGCAATTACAAAAAGGCTATCGCTGCATAAACATTAGTGGCCTGGGGATATACACATTCGAAAAAACCAAAAAAAGATATGTTATGCGACTTGACTATCAAAATCATTTGTCCAAAGAAAAATTCGACGAATACAAAGGGATCTATGAGGATTTCGGTTGGAACTATCTGAAGGGGTATTGGCTTAGTGGAATACGATATTGGCAAAAGGAAAATGATGATCAAAATGAAATTTTCTCAGACCGCCAATCAAAGGCTAATTATTATAAAAGACTTATGGGATATTCATTTTGGTTGGGTATGGTGTTTCTAGCGTATTCTTTTATGTTCTATCGAGATTCGGGATTATATCATGAAGGTCTTTGGAATATGGAAGGTTCTTTATTTTGGAAAGCGCTGTTATTTGAAACTCCTTTTGTTCTTTTGAAATTGCTTCCCGCATTAATGGTTGTCTTTTTAGGTGGAAGTTACTATAAGGCTTATCGGCTGTATTCAATATTAAAAGAAAAATAA